The following proteins are co-located in the Mycolicibacterium goodii genome:
- a CDS encoding type IV toxin-antitoxin system AbiEi family antitoxin domain-containing protein translates to MSVDEIFAVNGGVATTAQLTAVMTRKVLASLVRSGAIKRVCRGVYCLHTPGSTERLAALDLLNTTPIVACMSTAAALYGFDTENDNRVHILDPGVRIRSDSDLVVHQRVGAPLRRVRGRLVTAPAWTAVEIARTLRRPRALATLDAALHVGACTVDELAAAVREQKGRRGIVAVRDLLPHADGRAESPMESEMRLVFLDRGVPDAELQYEIVDHTGQLWRVDFAWPDALVAAEYDSMQWHANPKAFTHDRIKVARLQECGWTTIAAVADDIRKHPEDLVRHLRRYL, encoded by the coding sequence GTGTCTGTCGACGAGATCTTCGCCGTCAACGGCGGAGTGGCCACCACCGCGCAGCTGACCGCCGTCATGACCCGCAAGGTGCTGGCCTCGCTGGTCCGCTCGGGTGCGATCAAGCGGGTCTGCCGCGGCGTCTACTGCCTGCACACCCCGGGCAGCACCGAACGCCTGGCCGCGCTCGACCTGCTCAACACCACCCCGATCGTTGCCTGCATGAGCACGGCCGCCGCGTTGTACGGCTTCGACACCGAGAACGACAACCGCGTCCACATCCTGGACCCAGGCGTTCGCATCCGATCCGACAGCGACCTGGTGGTGCACCAACGCGTCGGCGCGCCGCTGCGACGCGTCCGCGGCCGACTGGTGACGGCGCCTGCCTGGACGGCCGTCGAGATCGCCCGCACCCTGCGCAGGCCCCGCGCGCTGGCGACCCTCGACGCGGCACTGCACGTCGGCGCGTGCACCGTCGACGAGCTCGCCGCAGCGGTACGTGAGCAGAAAGGACGCCGGGGCATCGTCGCCGTCCGCGATCTGCTGCCCCACGCCGACGGCCGCGCAGAATCTCCGATGGAAAGCGAGATGCGGCTGGTCTTCCTCGACCGGGGTGTACCCGATGCCGAGCTGCAGTACGAGATCGTCGACCATACGGGCCAGTTGTGGCGCGTCGACTTCGCGTGGCCGGACGCGTTGGTGGCTGCCGAGTACGACAGCATGCAGTGGCACGCCAACCCGAAGGCGTTCACGCACGACCGGATCAAAGTCGCGCGGCTACAAGAATGCGGTTGGACGACCATCGCGGCCGTGGCCGACGACATCCGCAAGCACCCGGAGGACCTGGTGCGCCACCTCCGGCGATACCTCTGA
- a CDS encoding MFS transporter codes for MTVAGEAQPPVRSGAAETRRAIWNTIRGSLGNLVEWYDVYVYTVFATYFEKQFFAESDENSTVYVYAIFAVTFLTRPIGSWFFGRFADRRGRRAALTFSVSLMALCSLVIAIVPSREVIGAAAPVILILCRLVQGFATGGEYGTSATYMSEAATRERRGFFSSFQYVTLVGGHVLAQFTLLIILTAFTTDQVHDFGWRIGFAVGGVAAIVVFWLRRTMDESLSEEQLEAVKAGKDTSSGSLGELLTRYWRALLMCFLITLGGTIAFYTYSVNAPAIVKTTYKDQAMTATWINLIGLIFLMLLQPVGGLISDKVGRKPLLLWFGFGGLIYTYVLITYLPQTHSAILSFLLVAGGYIILTGYTSINAVVKAELFPSHIRALGVGIGYALANSLVGGTAPVIYQALKQRDQVPLFIGYVTVCIAISLAVYLFLLKNKSETYLDREKGAAFVR; via the coding sequence ATGACGGTTGCCGGTGAGGCACAGCCGCCCGTGCGATCCGGCGCCGCCGAGACCCGGCGCGCCATCTGGAACACCATCCGCGGCTCACTCGGCAACCTCGTCGAGTGGTACGACGTCTACGTCTACACGGTGTTCGCGACGTACTTCGAGAAGCAGTTCTTCGCCGAATCCGACGAGAACTCGACGGTCTACGTCTACGCGATCTTCGCGGTCACCTTCCTGACCCGCCCGATCGGCTCGTGGTTCTTCGGACGGTTCGCCGACCGCCGCGGCAGGCGCGCCGCGCTCACCTTCAGCGTGTCGCTGATGGCGCTGTGCTCCCTGGTCATCGCGATCGTCCCGTCCCGCGAGGTCATCGGCGCGGCCGCACCCGTGATCCTGATCCTGTGCCGCCTGGTGCAGGGCTTCGCGACCGGCGGTGAGTACGGCACCTCGGCCACCTACATGTCCGAGGCCGCCACCCGGGAACGGCGCGGATTCTTCTCGTCGTTCCAGTACGTCACCCTCGTCGGCGGCCACGTGCTGGCCCAGTTCACCCTGCTGATCATCCTCACGGCGTTCACCACCGACCAGGTGCACGACTTCGGCTGGCGCATCGGCTTCGCCGTCGGCGGCGTCGCCGCGATCGTGGTGTTCTGGCTGCGCCGCACCATGGACGAGTCGCTGAGCGAGGAGCAACTCGAAGCGGTCAAGGCGGGCAAGGACACCAGCTCGGGCTCGCTGGGCGAACTGCTGACGCGGTACTGGCGAGCCCTGCTGATGTGCTTCCTGATCACCCTCGGCGGCACCATCGCGTTCTACACCTACAGCGTCAACGCGCCCGCCATCGTCAAGACCACCTACAAGGACCAGGCGATGACCGCGACCTGGATCAACCTGATCGGGCTCATCTTCCTGATGCTGCTGCAGCCGGTCGGCGGCCTGATCAGCGACAAGGTGGGCCGCAAGCCGCTGCTGCTGTGGTTCGGCTTCGGCGGCCTGATCTACACCTACGTGCTGATCACCTACCTGCCGCAGACCCACTCGGCGATCCTGTCGTTCCTGCTGGTCGCCGGCGGCTACATCATCCTGACCGGGTACACCTCGATCAACGCGGTCGTGAAGGCCGAACTGTTCCCGTCGCACATCCGCGCGCTCGGCGTCGGCATCGGCTACGCGCTGGCCAACTCGCTCGTCGGCGGCACCGCACCGGTGATCTATCAGGCCCTCAAGCAGCGCGACCAGGTGCCGCTGTTCATCGGCTACGTGACGGTGTGCATCGCGATCTCGCTGGCCGTGTACCTGTTCTTGCTGAAGAACAAGTCCGAGACCTACCTGGACCGGGAGAAGGGTGCGGCGTTCGTCCGGTAG
- a CDS encoding response regulator transcription factor produces the protein MSGLQVVVADDDVLLREGLASLLDRSGFDVVGQAADATELLTLVREKSPQLAVVDIRMPPTNTTEGLDAAKVIRAEFPDTGILVLSAHVEVEHATELLASGHGIGYLLKSRVTDVSDFVETLERIAKGASVVDPALVSELVSARRRDDPLAVLSAREQEVLMLMAEGRSNAGIARRLWVTEGTVEKHVRSILTKLNLTETADDHRRVRAVITYLESR, from the coding sequence ATGAGTGGGCTGCAAGTCGTTGTTGCCGACGATGACGTTCTACTGCGCGAAGGGCTCGCGAGCCTGCTCGACCGCTCGGGCTTCGACGTCGTCGGCCAGGCCGCCGACGCGACCGAACTGCTCACCCTGGTGCGGGAGAAGTCGCCGCAACTGGCGGTGGTCGACATCCGGATGCCCCCGACCAACACCACAGAAGGACTCGACGCGGCCAAGGTGATCCGCGCCGAGTTCCCCGACACCGGCATCCTGGTGCTGTCGGCCCACGTCGAGGTGGAGCACGCCACCGAACTGCTCGCCAGCGGACACGGCATCGGCTACCTGCTGAAATCGCGTGTCACCGACGTCTCGGACTTCGTCGAGACCCTGGAGCGCATCGCCAAGGGCGCCTCGGTGGTGGACCCGGCGCTGGTCTCGGAACTGGTGTCGGCGCGCCGCCGCGACGATCCGCTGGCCGTGCTGAGCGCGCGCGAGCAGGAAGTGCTCATGCTGATGGCCGAGGGCCGGTCCAACGCAGGCATCGCGCGTCGGCTGTGGGTCACCGAGGGCACCGTCGAAAAGCACGTCCGCAGCATCCTGACGAAGCTGAACCTCACCGAGACCGCCGACGATCACCGCCGCGTGCGCGCGGTGATCACGTATCTGGAATCGCGCTGA
- a CDS encoding TRAP transporter permease, producing MSEREAPQPLPAGDVAAPPAYEDEKPARQLSGWVGYVVAAGCVLLGLSAVYQVFFPLAQGNQFALILFLAAVLPLTLLCYRSGLSLPSRWRSSEPKDRPDNPTPLDWVLAVVALAACLYPVLPFQIGDGGGGFDEFLGRQGTPGMIDVLVGTIVLLLVLEACRRTTGVALPIVCLLALGYAYYGGYLPQSAAIAHAGVDWDQIVSSSFLQSTGLYGVPLDVAATYIVLFTIYGAVLDASGASRFFINLSFAAFRRSRAAPGRTVTLAGFLLGSVSGSGTATAVSLGSVCWPILRKAGYPKENAGGMLAAAGIGAILSPPTLGAAAFIIAEYLGVSYLTVLVWAVAPTLLYYLGILLAVEIDARRYGTREVDVATGSAWRLLGRFGYHLASLVLIVVLLAMDVSAVRAVVYATAAAIVLSYLDREHRITPARLYAALATGVRGVLSVAAVCAAAGVVAAMITRTGLGLQLNSILVNAARSIAENPTAVLILTAIFAALAVSVLGLAVPVTASFVIAWVIIGPALQDLGVAAPAVAMFVFYFAVLSEVTPPTALASVAASAITGGRVIATMMQACKYALPAFLVPFAFVLTENGRGLIGLRSFTDAVWTTAVVALAVAALAVLTGGWMIRRAGWPERVLCAPAAALLLYLQPVTIAVGVGLLGLAVAVHLILNRIRPGVDEPLSAIPDT from the coding sequence GTGAGCGAACGCGAGGCCCCGCAGCCGCTACCGGCAGGTGACGTCGCGGCGCCGCCTGCCTACGAGGACGAGAAGCCGGCGCGGCAGCTCAGCGGCTGGGTCGGGTACGTGGTGGCCGCCGGGTGCGTGCTGCTCGGCCTGTCCGCGGTCTATCAGGTGTTCTTCCCGCTCGCGCAGGGCAATCAGTTCGCGCTGATCCTGTTCCTCGCGGCAGTGTTGCCGTTGACGCTGCTGTGTTACCGCTCCGGTCTGTCGCTGCCGTCCCGGTGGCGGTCCAGCGAGCCGAAGGACAGGCCGGACAACCCGACGCCGCTCGACTGGGTGCTGGCCGTGGTGGCGCTGGCGGCCTGCCTGTACCCGGTGCTGCCGTTCCAGATCGGGGACGGCGGAGGGGGTTTCGACGAGTTCCTGGGCAGGCAGGGCACGCCGGGCATGATCGACGTGCTGGTGGGCACGATCGTGCTGTTGCTGGTGCTCGAGGCGTGCCGCCGCACCACCGGGGTGGCACTGCCGATCGTGTGCCTGCTGGCGCTGGGGTACGCCTATTACGGGGGCTACCTCCCGCAGAGCGCGGCGATCGCGCACGCCGGGGTGGACTGGGACCAGATCGTCAGCTCGTCGTTCCTGCAGTCCACCGGGTTGTACGGGGTGCCACTGGATGTCGCGGCGACCTACATCGTGTTGTTCACCATCTACGGTGCGGTGCTCGACGCGTCCGGGGCGAGCCGGTTCTTCATCAATTTGTCGTTCGCGGCGTTCCGCCGGTCCAGGGCCGCGCCCGGCCGCACGGTGACACTGGCCGGGTTCCTGCTGGGCAGTGTGTCCGGATCGGGCACCGCGACCGCGGTCAGCCTTGGCTCGGTGTGCTGGCCGATACTGCGAAAAGCGGGTTATCCCAAGGAGAATGCGGGCGGCATGCTGGCCGCCGCGGGTATCGGCGCGATCCTGTCCCCGCCGACGTTGGGCGCCGCGGCGTTCATCATCGCCGAGTACCTGGGGGTGTCGTACCTGACCGTGCTGGTGTGGGCGGTGGCGCCGACGCTGCTCTACTACCTCGGCATCCTGCTTGCCGTCGAGATCGACGCGCGCCGTTACGGCACAAGGGAAGTCGATGTGGCCACCGGCTCGGCATGGCGGCTGCTGGGCCGGTTCGGCTACCACCTCGCCTCGCTGGTGCTGATCGTGGTGCTGCTCGCCATGGACGTTTCGGCGGTGCGCGCCGTGGTGTACGCCACGGCCGCGGCGATCGTGCTGTCCTACCTGGATCGCGAACACCGGATCACCCCGGCGCGGCTCTACGCGGCGTTGGCGACCGGTGTGCGCGGTGTGTTGTCGGTCGCCGCGGTCTGCGCGGCCGCAGGCGTGGTGGCTGCCATGATCACCCGAACCGGCCTGGGTCTGCAGTTGAACTCGATCCTGGTCAACGCCGCCCGCTCGATCGCCGAAAATCCTACGGCGGTACTGATTTTGACCGCGATCTTCGCCGCGTTGGCGGTGTCGGTGCTCGGGCTCGCGGTGCCGGTGACGGCGTCGTTCGTCATCGCCTGGGTGATCATCGGTCCGGCACTGCAGGATCTGGGCGTCGCGGCACCTGCGGTGGCGATGTTCGTGTTCTACTTCGCGGTGCTGTCGGAGGTGACGCCGCCGACGGCGCTGGCCTCGGTCGCCGCGTCGGCCATCACCGGCGGGCGGGTGATCGCCACGATGATGCAGGCCTGCAAGTACGCGCTGCCCGCGTTCCTGGTGCCGTTCGCGTTCGTGCTCACCGAGAACGGTCGGGGTCTGATCGGGTTGCGGTCGTTCACCGATGCGGTGTGGACCACGGCGGTGGTGGCGCTGGCCGTTGCGGCGCTCGCGGTGCTGACGGGCGGGTGGATGATCCGGCGTGCGGGGTGGCCCGAGCGGGTGCTGTGTGCGCCCGCCGCGGCGTTGCTGCTGTACCTGCAGCCGGTGACGATCGCGGTGGGTGTGGGCCTGCTGGGGCTCGCGGTCGCCGTGCACCTGATCCTGAACCGGATCCGCCCTGGCGTGGACGAACCGCTCAGCGCGATTCCAGATACGTGA
- a CDS encoding TAXI family TRAP transporter solute-binding subunit: protein MGNHGRASVIAKTSTRTSVRVGAALGAILLALTGCGGQRGEDNGAAASEPTGCEVTADARLSIATGNTTGVYYTLGGAYAEAISRQTGGKLKATAAETSASLQNIQQLVAGTHQVAFSLADTAADAVNGTASFSEKQPIAALTRLYPNYTQVIARTDAGINTIADMRGKRVSTGAPNSGTEVIANRMLQAAGLSPSDVQAQRTELGKTVEGMKDGSIDAMFWSGGLPTSGITDLIVSRRDQVKFIDVTDTLDKLKEINPIYEAGVIPASTYQTPADVPTVVVPNVLLVKDDMDGNTACVLTKALFERKDDLVKANKAAEGITLETARETSPVPLHPGAAKALDELGAAN from the coding sequence ATGGGGAATCACGGCAGGGCATCGGTAATCGCGAAGACGTCGACGCGCACCTCCGTTCGGGTGGGAGCCGCGCTCGGCGCAATTTTGTTGGCACTGACCGGTTGTGGTGGTCAGCGCGGTGAGGACAACGGTGCGGCAGCGTCGGAGCCGACGGGCTGCGAGGTCACCGCCGACGCACGGCTGAGCATCGCCACCGGCAACACCACCGGTGTGTACTACACGCTCGGCGGCGCCTACGCCGAGGCGATCAGCAGGCAGACCGGCGGCAAGCTCAAGGCCACCGCGGCCGAGACGTCGGCGTCGCTGCAGAACATCCAGCAACTCGTGGCGGGCACCCATCAGGTCGCGTTCTCGCTGGCCGACACCGCGGCCGACGCGGTCAACGGCACCGCGTCGTTCAGCGAGAAGCAGCCGATCGCGGCGCTCACCCGGCTGTATCCCAACTACACCCAGGTGATCGCGCGCACCGACGCCGGGATCAACACGATCGCGGACATGCGCGGCAAGCGGGTGTCCACCGGGGCGCCGAATTCGGGCACCGAGGTGATCGCCAACCGCATGCTGCAGGCTGCGGGGCTGAGCCCGTCCGATGTGCAGGCCCAGCGCACCGAGCTCGGCAAGACCGTCGAGGGCATGAAGGACGGCTCGATCGACGCCATGTTCTGGTCCGGCGGCCTGCCCACCAGCGGCATCACCGATCTGATCGTCAGCAGGCGTGATCAGGTGAAGTTCATCGACGTCACCGACACCCTCGACAAGCTCAAGGAGATCAACCCGATCTACGAGGCGGGCGTGATCCCGGCGAGCACGTATCAGACGCCGGCCGATGTGCCGACCGTGGTGGTGCCGAATGTGCTTCTGGTGAAAGATGATATGGACGGCAACACGGCCTGCGTGCTCACCAAGGCGTTGTTCGAACGCAAGGACGATCTGGTGAAGGCCAACAAGGCCGCCGAGGGCATCACCCTGGAGACGGCGCGTGAGACCAGCCCGGTGCCGCTGCATCCGGGTGCCGCCAAGGCCCTCGACGAACTGGGCGCGGCGAATTGA
- a CDS encoding LytR/AlgR family response regulator transcription factor yields MRCLIVDDSASFRTAAATMLDSGGVEVVGVASTSAEAMVFCRELHPDVVLVDIALGAESGFDLTEQLHRDLEPAPPAVILISTYDEQDLSEMIASSPAVGFVPKFALSVPAIENLLARI; encoded by the coding sequence ATGCGTTGTCTCATCGTCGATGACAGTGCGAGTTTCCGCACGGCCGCTGCCACCATGCTCGACAGCGGCGGGGTCGAGGTCGTCGGCGTCGCATCCACCAGCGCCGAGGCGATGGTGTTCTGCCGCGAACTGCACCCCGACGTGGTTCTGGTCGACATCGCGCTCGGTGCCGAGAGCGGATTCGACCTCACCGAGCAGTTGCACCGCGACCTCGAGCCCGCGCCACCCGCGGTGATCCTGATCTCGACGTACGACGAGCAGGACCTGTCCGAGATGATCGCATCGAGCCCCGCGGTGGGGTTCGTCCCGAAGTTCGCGTTGTCGGTGCCTGCGATCGAGAACCTGCTCGCCAGGATCTGA
- a CDS encoding GAF domain-containing protein, whose product MNVTEVADRPREHHRETVGGRLLGFVLRPTAPPLGVGITVALGCILAESLLVRALQTVAPESTFGTVFLLGVLVVSAGWGMRLSVATSLLSALVYVHFHMDTHGAVMPIYTEDIASVAVFVPVALLTNILVGQARLRTAEAEQRTVEADRAAAAARKAQQLIEISHAEVSELAEQQAALRRVATLVARGSPPEEVYPAAVNELANGLRLDHVALLLFPGDGTSTVLASRDAHGTPKFPVGERLPLDGDTVTALVARTGAPARVDDYAVVAGAGAARVRGVGIRSAVGAPILVDGRVHGVLLVGSSQPFEFPPDTEVRVGDFADLVGTAITNAETRAALTASRARIVTAADQARRRFERDLHDGAQQRVISLGLGLRAVEASVPEDQPELRAQIGRLVDGLSSLSTELQEFSRGIHPAILSKGGLGPALRSLARRCPVPVDLEVDLPAPVCESVGVAAYYVVAEALTNAAKYARAENVVITATLGADTLDLMIDDDGVGGAVAGAGSGLIGLKDRVEALSGELTITSPAGVGTTITARIPLHHQ is encoded by the coding sequence ATGAACGTGACCGAAGTAGCTGATCGACCCCGCGAACACCACCGCGAGACGGTAGGTGGGCGTCTGCTCGGGTTCGTGCTGCGACCGACCGCCCCGCCGCTCGGGGTCGGGATCACGGTCGCGCTGGGCTGCATCCTGGCCGAGAGCCTGCTGGTGCGCGCGTTGCAGACGGTGGCCCCCGAGAGCACGTTCGGCACGGTGTTCCTGCTGGGCGTCCTGGTGGTGTCCGCGGGCTGGGGAATGCGCCTCTCGGTGGCGACGTCGCTGCTGTCCGCGTTGGTCTACGTGCACTTCCACATGGACACCCACGGCGCGGTGATGCCGATCTACACCGAGGACATCGCGTCCGTCGCGGTGTTCGTGCCGGTCGCGCTGCTCACCAACATCCTGGTGGGCCAGGCCAGGCTGCGGACCGCCGAGGCCGAACAACGCACCGTCGAGGCCGACCGCGCGGCCGCCGCGGCGCGGAAGGCGCAGCAGTTGATCGAGATCAGCCACGCCGAGGTCAGTGAACTGGCCGAGCAACAGGCGGCCCTGCGCAGGGTCGCGACGCTGGTGGCGCGTGGGTCCCCGCCGGAGGAGGTGTACCCCGCGGCGGTCAATGAACTCGCAAACGGTCTGCGCCTCGACCACGTCGCGCTGCTGCTCTTCCCCGGTGACGGCACATCGACCGTGCTGGCGTCACGCGACGCCCACGGCACCCCGAAATTCCCTGTGGGCGAACGTCTCCCACTCGACGGGGATACCGTGACGGCGCTGGTCGCGCGGACCGGTGCGCCGGCGCGGGTCGACGACTACGCCGTCGTCGCCGGCGCGGGGGCCGCCCGGGTCCGCGGCGTCGGCATCCGCTCGGCGGTCGGCGCACCCATCCTGGTCGACGGACGCGTCCACGGCGTCCTGCTCGTCGGTTCGTCACAGCCGTTCGAGTTCCCGCCCGACACCGAGGTCAGGGTCGGCGATTTCGCGGATCTGGTCGGCACCGCGATCACCAACGCCGAGACCCGCGCGGCCCTCACCGCGTCGCGTGCCAGGATCGTCACCGCGGCCGATCAGGCACGGCGACGGTTCGAACGCGACCTGCACGACGGCGCCCAGCAGCGCGTCATCTCGCTGGGGCTCGGGTTGCGCGCAGTCGAGGCGTCCGTGCCCGAGGATCAACCCGAACTGCGGGCACAGATCGGCCGCCTGGTCGACGGCTTGTCCTCACTGTCCACCGAACTGCAGGAGTTCTCCCGGGGCATCCACCCGGCGATCCTGTCCAAGGGCGGCCTCGGTCCCGCGCTGCGGTCGCTGGCCCGCCGCTGCCCGGTGCCGGTCGACCTCGAGGTGGACCTGCCCGCGCCGGTGTGCGAATCCGTCGGCGTGGCCGCGTATTACGTCGTCGCCGAAGCGCTCACCAACGCCGCCAAGTACGCCAGGGCCGAAAACGTCGTCATCACCGCCACCCTGGGCGCCGACACGCTCGACCTCATGATCGATGACGACGGTGTGGGCGGGGCGGTCGCAGGCGCGGGGTCCGGGCTGATCGGGCTCAAGGACCGCGTCGAGGCGCTGTCCGGCGAGTTGACCATCACCAGCCCGGCCGGGGTCGGCACCACGATCACCGCGCGAATCCCCCTGCACCACCAGTGA
- a CDS encoding aminotransferase class V-fold PLP-dependent enzyme encodes MRTAFGAEFSGAQGFLNSATYGLPPQFLVDALRRHIDEWQSGTLDAGSFDESVRRARAGYATLTGVPTESVVLAGSTSAALALVAASIPDGSRVAVVAGEFTSTTFPFAAQSARGVTVTEVPQAQLPVVAAGYDVVVVALVQSADGTVLDVAALRDAVAGTETRTVIDVTQAVGWKRLELGWVDVTVGSAYKWLLAPRGTAWMSLSGRVASAMTPHAANWYAGHEPWDSIYGLPLRLADEARRFDVSPAWFAALGAGLTLPWLASLDPVAVEAHAVGLANGLRRELELPPHDSAIVSIPVSGAEDRLRRAGIRAAVRAGAVRVGFHLYNTEDDLDRLLDALGDNR; translated from the coding sequence ATGCGGACCGCTTTCGGCGCCGAATTCTCGGGCGCGCAGGGATTTCTGAATTCGGCGACCTATGGGCTGCCGCCGCAGTTCCTGGTGGACGCGTTGCGCAGGCACATCGACGAGTGGCAGTCCGGGACGCTCGACGCGGGATCCTTCGACGAGTCGGTGCGCCGGGCCCGGGCCGGCTATGCGACGCTGACCGGAGTTCCGACCGAGTCGGTGGTGCTGGCCGGGTCCACCTCGGCCGCGCTGGCTCTGGTCGCGGCGTCGATCCCCGACGGCAGCCGGGTGGCGGTGGTCGCCGGCGAGTTCACCAGCACGACGTTTCCGTTCGCCGCGCAGTCCGCGCGCGGGGTCACCGTCACCGAGGTACCGCAGGCGCAGTTACCGGTCGTGGCCGCCGGTTACGACGTGGTGGTGGTCGCGCTTGTGCAGTCGGCCGACGGCACGGTGCTCGACGTCGCCGCTCTGCGCGACGCCGTGGCGGGCACCGAGACCAGGACCGTGATCGATGTCACACAGGCGGTCGGCTGGAAGCGGCTCGAATTGGGTTGGGTCGACGTCACGGTCGGCTCGGCGTACAAATGGCTGCTCGCCCCGCGCGGTACGGCGTGGATGTCGTTGAGTGGCAGGGTGGCTTCGGCCATGACGCCGCACGCCGCGAACTGGTACGCCGGGCATGAGCCGTGGGATTCGATCTACGGCCTGCCGCTGCGGTTGGCCGACGAGGCGCGCCGGTTCGATGTGTCACCGGCGTGGTTCGCCGCACTGGGCGCCGGGCTGACGCTGCCGTGGTTGGCATCGCTGGATCCGGTGGCCGTCGAGGCGCACGCGGTGGGCCTGGCCAACGGCCTGCGTCGGGAACTCGAACTGCCGCCGCATGATTCGGCGATCGTGTCGATCCCGGTCAGCGGCGCCGAGGATCGTTTGCGGCGGGCCGGAATTCGCGCCGCGGTCCGCGCGGGCGCGGTGCGTGTCGGCTTCCATCTGTACAACACCGAGGACGATCTGGACCGGCTCCTCGACGCCCTGGGGGATAACCGGTAG
- a CDS encoding DUF4229 domain-containing protein, with the protein MVADVLVYVAARLALVAVLAVVIYGVGRMVVGDFPLVVALLFAFVIALPLGIWVFKPLRLRATASIAEFDERRRKDRAELQARLRGEEPR; encoded by the coding sequence ATGGTTGCCGATGTGCTCGTCTACGTTGCGGCCCGGCTGGCGCTCGTGGCGGTACTGGCCGTGGTGATCTACGGGGTGGGGCGCATGGTCGTCGGCGACTTCCCGCTCGTGGTGGCTTTGCTGTTCGCGTTCGTGATCGCCCTGCCGCTGGGAATCTGGGTGTTCAAACCGCTGCGGCTGCGCGCGACGGCCTCGATCGCGGAGTTCGACGAACGTCGACGCAAGGACCGGGCGGAACTGCAGGCCCGGTTGCGCGGCGAAGAGCCCCGTTGA
- a CDS encoding AAA family ATPase, which translates to MSAQADPPAVEPAPPAETPEVPSVFAPVPGFRGQQRFSDPAQAGVSTPLPAEWTAPTPPHGIPVPPPQAVTPGANPGPGLPPLPPPSLARAVAAEQPPADFATPYRDLSTTALLGPRKQPPSAGWRRWLYLASFKQLNVGESPKVTHRQSLLSEISQPLQGCYRIAVLSLKGGVGKTTITATLGATFASIRGDRVIAVDANPDRGTLSQKVPLETAATVRHLLRDAEGIERYSDVRAYTSQGPSRLEVLASESDPAVSEAFSSEDYLRTLEVLERFYSLVLTDCGTGLIHSAMSAVLSKADVLLVVSSGSVDGARSAAATLDWLDAHGHQDLVRNSVAVLNAVRPRAGKVDLSKVVDHFSRRCRAVRLVPFDPHLEEGAEISLDRLRPATREALLELAAVVAGDFGADSAGPRRLADPRG; encoded by the coding sequence GTGTCCGCGCAGGCGGATCCGCCTGCCGTCGAGCCCGCGCCGCCGGCCGAGACCCCCGAGGTGCCTTCGGTTTTCGCGCCGGTGCCGGGTTTCCGTGGGCAGCAGCGTTTCAGCGATCCCGCGCAGGCCGGCGTCAGCACCCCGCTGCCCGCGGAGTGGACGGCGCCGACGCCACCGCACGGCATCCCCGTTCCCCCTCCGCAGGCCGTGACCCCTGGCGCCAACCCGGGTCCCGGGCTGCCGCCGCTGCCACCCCCATCGCTCGCGCGGGCCGTCGCCGCCGAGCAGCCGCCCGCGGATTTCGCGACGCCGTATCGGGACCTGTCCACCACGGCGTTGCTCGGCCCGCGCAAGCAGCCGCCGTCGGCGGGCTGGCGCCGCTGGCTGTATCTCGCGTCGTTCAAACAGCTCAACGTCGGGGAGAGCCCGAAGGTCACCCACCGCCAGAGCCTGCTCTCCGAGATCAGCCAACCGCTGCAGGGGTGCTACCGGATCGCGGTGCTGTCCCTCAAGGGGGGCGTCGGCAAGACCACGATCACCGCGACGCTCGGCGCCACGTTCGCCTCGATCCGCGGTGACCGGGTCATCGCGGTCGACGCCAACCCCGACCGCGGCACCCTCAGCCAGAAGGTGCCATTGGAAACTGCTGCCACCGTGCGGCATCTGCTGCGCGACGCCGAGGGCATCGAACGCTACAGCGACGTGCGGGCCTACACCTCACAGGGCCCGAGCCGGCTGGAAGTGCTGGCCTCCGAGAGCGATCCGGCCGTCTCCGAGGCATTCAGCTCCGAGGACTACCTGCGGACGCTGGAGGTGCTGGAGCGGTTCTACAGCCTCGTGCTCACCGACTGCGGCACCGGGCTGATCCACTCGGCGATGTCGGCGGTGCTGTCCAAGGCCGATGTCCTGCTGGTGGTCAGTTCGGGTTCGGTGGACGGTGCGCGCAGCGCCGCGGCCACGCTGGACTGGCTCGACGCGCACGGCCATCAGGATCTGGTGCGCAATTCGGTCGCGGTGCTCAACGCGGTGCGGCCGCGGGCGGGCAAGGTGGATCTGTCGAAGGTCGTCGACCATTTCTCGCGCCGGTGCCGTGCGGTTCGGCTGGTGCCGTTCGATCCGCATCTGGAGGAGGGCGCCGAGATCAGCCTGGACCGGCTCAGGCCGGCGACGCGCGAGGCGCTGCTGGAACTGGCGGCTGTCGTGGCCGGCGACTTCGGGGCCGATTCGGCCGGGCCGCGCCGACTTGCCGACCCGCGCGGTTAG